A window from Microbacterium ginsengiterrae encodes these proteins:
- a CDS encoding GntR family transcriptional regulator, translating to MGATEGELESARVARILREDIVLGRRAPGTKLVERDIAAELQVSRLPVREAIRMLVSEGVVVTRPRKWAVVREYTLEDVRNFSEVRLMLETALFVLAAERHDDETLTHLHEIVEREEAAAREGDVLAARSAAAAFHQYMVVLAGNDVLAELTETFVTRLRWIFGTYEDAGAMAASHRELFDAIASREAPEVRQLVEAHLEAGREATERRFLERMSRRSADPRTDDGDEDVAVGD from the coding sequence ATGGGGGCAACAGAAGGGGAACTGGAGTCGGCGCGCGTCGCGCGAATCCTGCGAGAAGACATCGTGCTCGGACGTCGAGCGCCGGGCACGAAGCTCGTCGAGCGCGACATCGCCGCCGAGTTGCAGGTATCCCGTCTTCCCGTGCGCGAGGCGATTCGCATGCTCGTCTCGGAGGGCGTCGTCGTGACCCGGCCGAGGAAGTGGGCCGTGGTGCGCGAGTACACCCTCGAGGACGTGCGCAACTTCTCGGAGGTGCGCCTCATGCTCGAGACCGCGCTGTTCGTCCTCGCCGCTGAGCGGCACGACGACGAGACGCTGACGCACCTGCACGAGATCGTCGAACGCGAGGAGGCGGCGGCCCGCGAGGGCGACGTCCTCGCCGCGCGCTCCGCAGCTGCCGCGTTCCACCAGTACATGGTCGTCCTCGCGGGCAACGATGTGCTCGCCGAGCTGACGGAGACGTTCGTGACACGTCTGCGGTGGATCTTCGGGACATACGAGGATGCTGGCGCGATGGCCGCCTCGCACCGCGAGCTGTTCGACGCCATCGCCTCAAGAGAGGCGCCAGAGGTGCGACAGTTGGTGGAGGCGCACCTGGAAGCCGGCCGCGAGGCCACCGAGCGGCGCTTCCTCGAGCGGATGTCGCGCCGTTCGGCCGACCCTCGGACCGACGACGGAGATGAGGACGTCGCCGTCGGCGACTGA
- a CDS encoding SDR family NAD(P)-dependent oxidoreductase — protein sequence MRRLTLAGNTTVITGAASGMGAEVARQLSASGARLALIDHNAEGLTALAEQLGEGVTTHIVDLRDDDAVFAAAADIVAAHPRINALITCAGSSMLGTLEQLTMEEMRWLIDVNLWGTVSITKALLPVMRRQPAAHITHLASVYALAAPAGRIPYSMSKFAVRAFSESLRHELEDSSVTVGAVYPAGVRTGIILHGRYAASIDPSVAARAASAQAAMYHTEPSDAAARIVRATVRRRARTMVGREARLIDVLVRFSPSRYWRVMRGPLRQAVDTTTPTV from the coding sequence ATGCGACGGCTCACCCTTGCCGGGAACACCACCGTGATCACCGGTGCCGCGAGCGGCATGGGAGCGGAAGTCGCCAGGCAGCTCTCCGCCTCCGGCGCGCGGCTCGCCCTCATCGACCACAACGCCGAGGGCCTCACCGCCTTGGCAGAGCAGTTGGGCGAGGGTGTCACCACACACATCGTGGACCTCCGCGATGACGATGCGGTCTTCGCCGCCGCGGCGGACATCGTCGCGGCGCACCCGCGCATCAACGCGCTGATCACGTGCGCCGGCTCCTCGATGCTCGGCACGCTGGAGCAGCTCACCATGGAGGAGATGCGCTGGCTGATCGACGTGAATCTGTGGGGCACGGTCTCCATCACGAAGGCGCTCCTGCCTGTCATGCGTCGTCAGCCCGCCGCGCACATCACGCACCTCGCCAGCGTGTACGCCCTCGCCGCCCCTGCCGGGCGCATCCCGTATTCCATGAGCAAGTTCGCCGTCCGCGCGTTCTCCGAGTCCCTGCGCCACGAGCTGGAGGACTCCTCCGTGACCGTGGGTGCGGTCTACCCTGCGGGCGTGCGGACCGGGATCATCCTGCACGGCCGCTACGCGGCATCCATCGACCCGTCCGTCGCCGCCAGGGCCGCATCCGCCCAAGCGGCGATGTACCACACGGAGCCGTCCGACGCGGCGGCACGCATCGTCCGCGCGACCGTCCGCCGACGCGCGCGCACCATGGTCGGACGCGAGGCACGGCTCATCGATGTGCTCGTCCGCTTCTCCCCCTCGCGCTACTGGCGTGTGATGCGCGGTCCTTTGCGTCAGGCGGTCGACACGACCACTCCGACGGTCTGA
- a CDS encoding asparagine synthase encodes MGRTADAIAEGVAIATAAARLDVKNRILVGTIAGGGVFDADRYLADAREALLAMAAESEQAAETATRLRKRARGRYSDPAGTHDYRDRDVRNLRRRAKQSAGVAERLTAMAQDEEKLGALVEQAREAAWADVRGNLDRRLVVEGMRPDQDPDYATMREARMQALRLVDLQALSSQQRARRKAKGAS; translated from the coding sequence GTGGGAAGAACAGCTGATGCGATTGCCGAAGGCGTCGCCATCGCCACTGCCGCCGCGCGCCTCGACGTGAAGAACAGGATCCTGGTCGGCACCATCGCCGGCGGTGGGGTGTTCGATGCCGACCGCTATCTCGCGGATGCCAGAGAGGCGCTCCTGGCCATGGCCGCAGAGTCCGAGCAGGCGGCAGAGACGGCGACGCGACTGCGCAAGCGCGCGCGCGGGCGCTACTCCGATCCGGCCGGCACGCATGACTATCGCGACCGGGACGTGCGCAACCTCCGTCGCCGCGCCAAGCAGTCCGCCGGGGTCGCCGAGCGGCTGACGGCGATGGCGCAGGACGAGGAGAAGCTCGGTGCGCTCGTCGAGCAGGCGCGGGAGGCCGCATGGGCCGACGTGCGCGGAAACCTCGATCGCAGACTGGTCGTCGAGGGCATGAGGCCCGATCAGGACCCCGATTACGCGACGATGCGCGAGGCGCGGATGCAGGCGCTGCGGCTGGTGGATCTGCAGGCGCTGTCGTCGCAGCAGCGGGCCCGGCGCAAGGCCAAGGGTGCATCCTGA
- a CDS encoding L-serine ammonia-lyase, iron-sulfur-dependent, subunit alpha, whose amino-acid sequence MTAYVSAFDLFSIGVGPSSSHTVGPMRAALDFARRLRADPRLPEVARVSCVLYGSLGATGIGHGTPDAVVAGLRGREPETCEPAHVRAAWADFPEGAGLIIAGAHTVPFRKADIEFAPRTRLPGHPNAMTLRVHAADGEVLAEQTYYSIGGGFIRREGESARIAAGGFPLDYTDAASLLALCDERGITIADVARENEMALRSEEEVASGLDAIWDAMAGCVDAGLHADGVLPGILKVKRRAGAIREQLQAIEAEGAREIPGEWLGAFALAVNEENAAGGRVVTAPTNGAAGILPAVAMYWWRFLAGSGLGSGNAVTPYGELVGSALLGFHGDAASAEAHDPASEELVVEANRRRGIRRFLLTATALGSLFKANASISGAEGGCQAEVGSACAMAAGGLTAVMGGTNRQIENAAEIAMEHHLGLTCDPIGGLVQIPCIERNAIAASTAVTAARLALRGDGQHYVSLDAVVETMRQTGLDMSTKYKETSEGGLAVNVIEC is encoded by the coding sequence GTGACTGCGTACGTCTCGGCCTTCGACCTGTTCTCCATCGGTGTGGGGCCGTCGAGCTCCCACACGGTTGGACCGATGCGGGCGGCGCTCGACTTCGCGCGGCGCCTGCGCGCAGATCCGCGTCTCCCCGAGGTGGCGAGGGTCAGCTGCGTCCTGTACGGGTCTCTCGGGGCCACGGGGATCGGCCACGGTACCCCGGATGCGGTCGTCGCCGGACTCCGAGGACGGGAACCGGAGACGTGCGAACCGGCCCACGTGCGCGCGGCCTGGGCGGACTTCCCCGAGGGGGCAGGACTGATCATCGCCGGCGCGCACACGGTGCCGTTCCGGAAGGCCGACATCGAGTTCGCGCCCCGTACCCGGTTGCCGGGGCATCCGAATGCCATGACTCTCCGCGTCCATGCTGCCGACGGTGAGGTGCTCGCGGAGCAGACGTACTACTCCATCGGCGGCGGGTTCATCCGGCGCGAGGGTGAGAGCGCCCGGATCGCCGCCGGCGGTTTTCCGCTCGACTACACGGATGCCGCCTCGCTGCTGGCGCTGTGCGACGAACGCGGGATCACGATCGCCGACGTCGCGCGCGAGAACGAGATGGCATTGCGGTCGGAGGAGGAGGTCGCATCCGGTCTCGACGCGATCTGGGACGCGATGGCCGGATGCGTGGACGCCGGCCTGCACGCCGACGGTGTCCTCCCCGGCATCCTGAAGGTCAAGCGTCGGGCCGGCGCCATCCGGGAGCAGCTCCAGGCCATCGAGGCTGAGGGGGCGAGAGAGATCCCCGGGGAATGGCTGGGCGCGTTCGCTCTCGCGGTCAACGAGGAGAACGCGGCGGGCGGCCGCGTCGTGACCGCGCCCACGAACGGCGCCGCCGGAATCCTGCCCGCCGTCGCGATGTACTGGTGGCGGTTCCTCGCCGGGTCCGGACTCGGGTCCGGCAACGCCGTCACGCCGTACGGTGAACTCGTCGGCAGCGCCCTGCTCGGTTTCCACGGCGATGCCGCCAGCGCGGAGGCGCACGATCCGGCGAGTGAAGAGCTCGTCGTCGAGGCGAATCGTCGCCGCGGCATCCGTCGATTCCTCCTCACCGCGACGGCGCTCGGGTCTCTGTTCAAAGCCAATGCGTCCATCTCCGGCGCGGAAGGCGGCTGCCAGGCCGAGGTGGGCTCGGCATGCGCCATGGCCGCCGGCGGCCTCACCGCCGTCATGGGTGGCACCAACCGGCAGATCGAGAACGCGGCGGAGATCGCGATGGAGCACCATCTCGGTCTCACCTGCGACCCCATCGGTGGCCTCGTGCAGATCCCGTGCATCGAGCGCAACGCGATCGCAGCGTCCACCGCGGTGACCGCCGCACGACTCGCCCTGCGTGGGGACGGGCAGCACTACGTCTCACTGGATGCGGTCGTCGAGACGATGCGGCAGACCGGGCTCGACATGTCGACGAAGTACAAGGAGACGAGCGAAGGCGGGCTCGCCGTCAACGTCATCGAATGCTGA
- the hrpB gene encoding ATP-dependent helicase HrpB, producing the protein MQRSPFDVEALGTGLAFAAALGDLDAALADSTTAVISAPPGTGKTTLVPAVVANRSEGRVIVTQPRRVAARAAARRLSELDGSPLGTRVGFTVRGERQVATDTRIEFVTAGVLLRRMLSDPGLEGTAAVIIDEVHERAIETDLLIGLLGEARQLRDDLAVIAMSATLDADRVAHVLGTDAAPAPVVTQTVPAHPLKERWMPSSAPRLDGRGVTRGFLDHVADVAVSSGRELFRTDRTADALVFAPGAREVSEIARRLHEKAGDIDVRELHGQMPAAEQDAVIRGRRADQPPRIIVTTSLAESSLTVPGVRLVVDTCLSRQPQRDAARGMSGLVTVPTSRSSAVQRAGRATRQGPGTVVRCVDERTYAAAPARPAPEIATTDLTDAALLLACWGTPGGAGLRLLDPLPADSLRDAVTVLRGLGAIDDDGRATDAGRELARIPTDPRLARALRDGSRIVGEQLAAEVVALLGGDARVADGDVAAAVSALRHRRDPEARRWTREVSRLRRFTPAGVPHRESPAADAVGLVIALAFPDRIGRRVDRSSHGATFLLASGTRAGVTGALADAEWLAIADVARAQGRAAAGTGAVIRAAAVIDEDDVERAAGHLLTDRVEAEFVDGRVTARRERRIGAILRSSAPVKAGTDGSGHDAVRRAIERNGLDVFRWSDAATHLRRRLALLHREIGDPWPDVSDKALLSDLESWLGPELTTLAGGTPASRIDLAPALRRLLPWPAATDFDALAPERLTVPSGSNVRITYPPSDDPTARPVVAVKLQECFGWAETPRVANGRVPVLFHLLSPAGRPLAVTDDLASFWSGPYAQVRAEMRGRYPKHPWPEDPWQAVPTRHTKNRAARG; encoded by the coding sequence GTGCAGAGATCTCCGTTCGACGTCGAGGCGCTCGGCACCGGTCTCGCCTTCGCCGCCGCGCTCGGCGACCTGGACGCCGCACTCGCGGACAGCACGACCGCCGTCATCAGCGCGCCGCCCGGCACCGGGAAGACGACCCTCGTCCCCGCCGTGGTCGCGAACCGGTCCGAGGGACGCGTCATCGTCACCCAACCCCGCCGCGTGGCCGCCCGCGCCGCGGCCCGGCGACTCTCCGAGCTCGACGGTTCGCCCCTCGGCACCCGCGTCGGCTTCACCGTCCGCGGCGAGCGCCAGGTGGCCACGGACACCCGCATCGAGTTCGTCACCGCCGGAGTACTGCTGCGGCGGATGCTCTCGGATCCCGGCCTCGAGGGGACGGCCGCTGTCATCATCGATGAGGTGCACGAGCGGGCGATCGAGACCGACCTGCTGATCGGCCTGCTCGGCGAAGCCCGGCAGCTGCGGGACGACCTCGCCGTCATCGCGATGTCGGCGACACTCGACGCCGACCGTGTCGCCCACGTCCTCGGCACGGACGCCGCACCCGCCCCGGTGGTCACCCAGACCGTGCCCGCCCATCCGCTCAAGGAGCGCTGGATGCCGAGCTCCGCTCCTCGGCTCGACGGACGCGGTGTCACCCGGGGCTTCCTCGACCATGTCGCCGACGTCGCGGTCTCCAGTGGGCGAGAACTCTTCCGCACCGACCGCACCGCCGACGCCCTCGTCTTCGCGCCGGGCGCACGCGAGGTGTCCGAGATCGCCCGTCGTCTCCACGAGAAGGCGGGCGACATCGACGTCCGCGAGCTCCACGGGCAGATGCCCGCTGCCGAACAGGATGCCGTGATCCGCGGACGCCGTGCCGATCAGCCGCCGCGCATCATCGTCACGACCTCACTGGCGGAGTCCTCTCTCACCGTTCCCGGCGTCCGGCTCGTCGTCGACACCTGCCTCTCTCGCCAGCCGCAGCGCGACGCCGCTCGCGGCATGAGCGGCCTCGTCACCGTGCCGACCTCGCGCTCCTCCGCCGTCCAACGAGCGGGGCGCGCCACGCGACAGGGCCCGGGCACAGTCGTGCGCTGCGTCGACGAACGGACGTACGCCGCAGCACCGGCCAGGCCGGCGCCCGAGATCGCGACCACCGACCTCACCGACGCCGCCCTCTTGCTCGCCTGCTGGGGCACACCGGGCGGGGCAGGGCTGCGCCTGCTCGACCCTCTGCCCGCCGACAGCCTGCGCGACGCCGTGACCGTGCTGCGCGGACTCGGCGCCATCGACGACGACGGACGCGCGACCGACGCGGGGCGCGAGCTCGCGCGCATCCCCACGGATCCGCGGCTCGCCCGTGCCCTCCGCGACGGAAGCCGGATCGTGGGCGAGCAGCTCGCCGCCGAGGTCGTCGCGCTCCTCGGCGGAGACGCCCGTGTGGCCGACGGCGACGTCGCGGCCGCTGTCTCAGCGCTGCGGCACCGGCGCGACCCCGAGGCCCGCCGGTGGACGCGCGAGGTCTCGCGGCTCCGGAGGTTCACGCCAGCAGGCGTGCCCCACCGAGAGAGCCCGGCAGCGGATGCGGTCGGACTCGTCATCGCCCTCGCCTTTCCCGACCGCATCGGGCGACGCGTCGATCGCTCGTCGCACGGGGCGACGTTCCTGCTCGCGTCCGGTACCCGCGCCGGGGTCACCGGCGCACTCGCCGACGCCGAGTGGCTGGCCATCGCCGACGTCGCACGCGCCCAGGGGCGAGCCGCGGCGGGCACCGGCGCCGTGATCCGCGCCGCCGCCGTCATCGACGAAGACGACGTCGAGCGCGCGGCCGGCCATCTCCTGACGGATCGTGTCGAGGCCGAGTTCGTCGACGGCCGTGTCACGGCTCGCCGCGAACGGCGGATCGGCGCGATCCTGCGCTCCTCGGCGCCGGTCAAGGCCGGCACGGACGGAAGCGGTCACGACGCCGTCCGGCGGGCGATCGAGCGCAACGGCCTCGACGTCTTCCGCTGGTCGGATGCCGCCACGCACCTGCGCCGACGGTTGGCGCTGCTGCACCGCGAGATCGGTGACCCGTGGCCGGACGTGTCGGACAAGGCCCTGCTCAGTGACCTCGAGTCCTGGCTCGGCCCCGAGCTCACCACCCTCGCCGGCGGCACACCCGCATCGCGGATCGACCTGGCACCGGCGCTCAGGCGACTCCTGCCGTGGCCCGCGGCCACGGACTTCGACGCTCTCGCACCGGAACGGCTGACCGTACCCAGCGGATCGAACGTGCGCATCACCTACCCTCCGTCGGACGACCCCACCGCGCGACCCGTGGTGGCCGTCAAGCTGCAGGAGTGCTTCGGATGGGCCGAGACACCCCGTGTGGCGAACGGGCGGGTGCCTGTCCTGTTCCACCTGCTCTCCCCGGCCGGTCGGCCCCTGGCCGTCACCGACGATCTTGCGTCGTTCTGGTCGGGCCCGTATGCCCAGGTGCGCGCCGAGATGCGCGGGCGGTACCCGAAGCACCCCTGGCCGGAGGACCCGTGGCAGGCGGTCCCGACCCGGCACACGAAGAACCGCGCCGCGCGGGGGTGA